atgacgagtttggagggtactatggtgttaaatgctgagctgtagtcaattaacagcattcttacataggtattcctcttgtccagatgggttagggcagtgggattgtgattgcatcgtctgtggacctattggggcgttaagcaaattggagtgggtctagggtgtcaggtagggtggaggtgatatgatccttgactggtctctcaaagcacttcatgatgatggaagtgagtgctacggggcaatagtcgtttagctcagttaccttagctttcttgggaactggaacaatggtggccctcttgaagcatgtgggaacagcagactgtgatagggattgattgaatatgtccgtaaacacaccagccagctggtctgcgcatgctctgaggacgtggctagggatgccgtctgggcaggGTTAACGCGTTAacatgttttactcacattggccacggtgaaggagagcccgcaagtgtggtagcgggccgtgtcagtggcccTGTATTAAAATCATATATTAAAATCGTCACCTCTCTGTGGTCATGAACTTTAGTGTGTATGTTGTCTGTAGTGACATGGTTGCCTGTGTGTTTCCCCTGTAGATGATGCAGAATCTCCTGCTGGAGGAAGGGGGCCTGGTCCAGGTGGAGAGTGTGAACCTCATGGTGGCCACATACTCCAAGTTCCAGCCACAGAGCCCAGACTTCCTGGATATCACTAACCCCAAAGCAGTGTATGTACAGTTATAGACCTTTTAATCACTCACCTCTGCACATTGTCTTTAAGTGTCATTAAAAATAGGCAAATGATTCTCACTTTTCACTTCACTCTCATAGGTTGGAAAATGCCTTGAGAAACTTTGCCTGCTTAACTACAGGAGATGTTGTCGCAATTAACTACAATGAAAAGGTAACTGTTTGAAGTTATTGGTACACTACacagccaaaagtatgtggaaacctgctcatcgaacatctcattccagaatcatgggcattaatatggagttggtcccgccattcctgctataacagcctccactcttctgggaagactttccagtagatgttggaacattgctgtggggacatctattcagccatgagcattagtgaggtagggCACTGATGTAGGACGGtttggcctggctcacagtcggcggtccagttcatcccaaaggcgtttgatggagttgaggtcagggctctgagcaggccaatcaagttcttccacactgatctcgacaaaccatttctgtatggaccaggttgcgttctcctggcatccgccaaacccagattcgtccgtcgaactgctagatggtgaagtgagattcatcactccagagaatgtgtttccagagtccaatggtggcgagctttactccactccagccaatgcttggcattgcgcatggtgatcttaggcgtgtgtgtggaactcagtagtgagtgttgcaactgagaacAGGCAAGTTTTATGTGCTTTAGtcacttgtgtggcctaccacttcacatttgagccgttgttgctcctagacatttccacttcacaataacggcacttacagttgaccggggcagctctagcagggcagaaattttatgaactgacttgttggaaaggtggcatcctatgatgataCCACTTTGGAAGtaattgagctcttcagtaaggtaaTTCTACtgacagtgtttgtctatggagattgtatggatGTGTACTTgatttcatacacctgtcagcaacaggtgtggctgaaatatccaaatccactcatttgaaggggtgtctacaaACATTTGGCCATATACTGTATGATGACTGTATTACAATGCACAAGGCAAAACTGTAATGGAATTTGACTTGTCACCAGAAATGTTTCTTCTAAATGTAAGGTGTGGCATCACagtaggctgctgaggggaggatggcttatAATAATGGTGGGAATGgtgtttgataacattccatttattccgttcCAACCATTAATATGAACCCGTCCTCCCCAAATAATGTGCCCCCGGCAGTGGCATACAGTTGTGCCTGACCTGTTATCTTTCTCTTTACTGATTTCAGATCTATGAACTGCGAGTGATGGAGACTAAGCCAGACAAGGCCGTATCTATCATTGAATGTGATATGAATGTAAGATCTTCTGTACTATCTATCATACCATAAGTGGAGACACAACACTTTAACTTAGATTATGGTACCTAATAGCTCTACCTCACCCAGCCATACCTGTTGTTGTCTCTCAGGTGGACTTTGATGCGCCGCTTGGTTACAAAGAACCAGAGAGGTGTTACAAAGCACCAGAGGAGCCCACAGTAAGAACAACACATGTAGAGTATTTCTAATCCGGTCTcagtgtttatactgtatgttttgatGAACTCTAATCACTCCTCACaacaggaggaggaaggagacccCAACACTTGGACTGAAATGGACATGAGATTCAGAGTGAGTTTATGCTTATGGATTTTTTCCTTACTTACCTCAGTTCATACCCATATGGTTCACGTTCTCTTTCATTTATGCGAAGCTCATGCAATCTTCAATTCAACCCATGAATTAGTCTGAATACTTCTCTCTATAGGCTTTCACAGGTTCAGGCAATCGCCTGGATGGCAAAAAGAAAGGCATCGAGCCCAGCCCCGTCCCCATCGATCCCAGTGACATTAAAAGGTTGGGAGCTATTATCAGTCCTAAAACAACCCATAATCCTTTCCCCATATCTGGGCAACTTTTGTATATCCAGATCACATCTACATGTGACATGCTATGATGAAATCAGCTCTGATCTTAATCTTTAACCCCTCTCTGTCCCAATGCAGAGGGATTCCTAACTATGAGTACAAGGTTGGCAGGATCACCTTCATCAGAAACTCCAGGCCTCTGCCCAGGAAAACAACAGAGGATGTAAGTATGATGGTTAAAGAAGGAAAATGTCATAAACTGCTTCATCCCTTTCTTGCAAACACTGAAATTCCAGGAAGGCATAAAAGCTGTATTTAGATGGTTCAAATTGTATGTGCCAGATTTGAATGATGTACGCTAAAGCTAGTTGCATGTTTTCAGGAGGATTCGGAATTCATCGCCTTCTCTGGTGAGGGAAAGTCACTTCGCAAGAAGGGTGGCAGAAAGCTTTGAGGCACTACAGTATTCAACtgcagagactgactgactgactgcagacTCCACATACATACTCACACACCCACCATAAGCAACCAATAAAGGCAGGTCATGAAAAGAGCTGGGTTCATTTTTTTCTTTCCCTTGGCAGGAATCAACAAGGCGTTACTTTCCTTTGATCATATTGTAATGGTCTTGCCCATGGTAAGCATGTTAaaagcacatttaaaaaaatgaatgttATTGGGACTGTGGTTAGAGTCCAGGGTTGCTGGTATGAGCCCATTCAAAGACAGCAACCCTTTCCTTTCACTACAATATGATAAATATCATAGATCATTGTTTTACCTTTCAACGGAATGACAGTTGTTAATGTTGGAGTGGGTTTGATTTTTCTTGGAATATGTATCAAATTAATTTGGAAACGCTCCTCTGACATTGGAACCTGTTGGACTTGAACTTTGAGTGATGAGTGATAGATAAATGCTATTTCGTTTGTTTATTTATCAACTCTGAAGTAAAGTACAGTGTTTTGAATGTGCACTCTATAGatctgtttattttttacttaaaattaTTTGTGTGTGGAATGATGCTTCCATTATATTGGTTTATAGAGCCTAATGTTAAAGTGTATCAATAGGTATTGAAATAGCTACATATTGTAATTGGTAAGTGTGCGGAGTCAAGAACAAAACACAGTAAAGGGATACAAGAACAACTTGCGAATAATTTAGGGATTTATGAGTCTGAGCTGCATGGTTGGTTGGTGAGGATGGAGGCAGTCTCACAGTATGGACTGGGATAGAACAACACAGAGAAATTAAATCATTAGACATTTTGcatgactgaaaaacaccaactTTTTGATGACTTTTCTTTGTATCTGACTGGTATTGCCGGCAACAAAGCCTGTACTTTTATTTCCACCAACCGACCTAGTTATGATTGCAGTAATGTATTTAAAAGTCATGAGTATAAATGTTGCCTTTCATTGGCACATATTAAGTCATGAACATTCTGTTGTCTGTCAAACTATTTATTGTCAATCACAAAGCTTTACAGAAATGCATTTTATGCATTTATTCTCTCCATTTAAATGCATGCAGTTCTGTCTTTGAGTTGTTCTTGAATATTGTCACAGAAATGCTTTGGCATTTGCACTACAGGAGGtaggtggcaccttaattggggagaaagCGCCCATGGTAATGTCTggagtggaattagtggaatggtatcaaacacatggtttctatgtgcttgatgccattccatttacacagttcCAGTCATttttatgagccatcctcccttcagcagcctccactggagtGCACACTtccttttcatttttttcttcttgaCTTTgacaaataaatatttaaaagcCCTCTATATTTAGTGAATACATGATGGGTTAGTGTGCACATGTTTCTAACTTAAACTACAAATGGCTAGTAGGTTGAGAAGAGAAATTGTGTGCAATGTGATCACATCCAAGGTTGATCAAAAAAGCTACTTTATGAAATGCTCATACAGAGGTTCATCCAGGGCAGATGTTTTTATATGATCTGGAAGAGCATATTCTAATGCTTCTACCTCAATGAGCACATGGGCTCTGTTCCAAAATACAACTGGTTTGTTATGACAGCAGTTGCACATGTTAATGACACTCAAGTTCTGTGGGAaaaatattgtttatattttgttcTATTATATTCATTCTTACTATAAAATATAGGCCATATGTGTTGACTGATCAGGGCAGGGGAATGTAGGctaatggtgctttcaagacaactgggactCGGGACATTTTTTTGTAAAATTATGGGCTTCAGTGACCTTTTGGTCAGAAAGTCAGAGCTCTTGGAATTCAAGTTGTCGACAATTCAAGACGATCTTTCCCAATCTGAGTTTTTTTTGTTCTTTTCTTCAACGCTCGGAAGTTGGAGATtaccgagttcccagttgttttgaatacGGCGTTACACTTCAGCTCTACTATAAGCTTCACGTTGCTTTGTCATCAGCGTTATGTCAATGTGACGTTCTACCTGCTACACAGAGCTCATTGTTCTTTATTTTATTTGCCCCTACTGTGATCAGGGCAGGGGAATGTAGGTTaccaagtggcgcagcggcctaaggcactgcatctcggtgctagaggcgtcacgatataccctggttcgatcccggactgtatcacaactggtcgtgatcgggagtcccatggcgcacaattggcacagcgtcgtctgggttaggggagtttgaccgtcattgtaaataataattttcttaactggcttgcctcgttaaataaagaaaaaataattGCGActttcaagtttgcgctcagcagacctgaaatttgctcagtgagggaaaaaaatagAGGGAACATTTGTGTCCACATACACAAAACACCTATGTTATTCTATTATTGTATTTGTCTGATGTTTCTTAGGACCTGCATAAACATTAATGGATTTCTGTCCAGCCAACTTATATAATTACCAGAACATAGGCTTTCTGACAATGTTTTGAGTAGCCAACTTTTTATTCACCATAGCAGGAAAATACAAGGTAATTATTTACAAGTAGGCTATTACAAGCTGCTAACTTACTGTTGTGAATGTGAAGGAAGGAAAGTAGTGGAaggtctgaatttaaaatgaggAACTTAGAACATGCAGCTGTCAAGTTACCGTGACAAAAGTCACACAACAGGGTCAACGTTGAATGTCTTTTGCTCCTTCCTGACAAAAACAATGGCTACATAAAAGGCGAATACCGAAAAGAAAGAGGTAAAAATAGAAATGTAGCCCAGTTGTTTTTACAGGCTACCTACCGTGAATCCTATGTGTAAGCAGTATGAGTGACTCACAACAAATCTCCGGTCTCTCGTctcttgtaaacaaacaccaccTAACTTGAACCGAGGGAAAGAAAGTTTCAGATTGGATATTCGCCTGTAGTTTTCCTTACGTCCATCAACAGCAGTTAGGGACTgtcaacatagtgacaaatcacatgttacaaattacaatagTTATTTAACCATTACTCCTGAAAACTTTCAAAACTGGTTCTAGCTAACCCGATtgcaaagacacagacacacattgcaCACATTTATTTTTTGTCGATTTACACCTCGcactattttaaattatttatttacatttttgaatttcaatagctcgTTGTTCATATGACCTACTggactcaaacaaggttcagaatgtccactgactacccttctatattgcacaccctttagtttgtccattttcatctcacacgtttttacattattttttccaaatgtaaaatttcaatagctccttggtcatgtgacctagggacttcaaacaaggttcggTATGTCCACTGATTACTCTTCTGTATTGCACACCccttagtttgtccattttcatcacaagattttacatgaatttttcAAAATTTAGAATTTCaaagctccttggtcatgtgacctagtgACTTCAAACGTGGTGCAGAATGctcccttctatattgcacactctTGTTTGTGTGCAGTAAAATCACGCAgtttaacatacatttttcatagTTTTAAATTTCAATAGATCTTTGGTCATGTCAATTACACACCTAAGAAGGGTGCAGTGGATATACACCCATATTGCATAACCTCTAGTTGTGTCTCTTCTATATTGTACATTAATATTAGTTTGACAGTTAGGGGGTTCAGTCCAGTGTTGTGTTTACCCTTTTCTTTAATATTTATCTATAATTATTGTTAGTTCTAAGTActtattttccctgttttttatttttccacAGTATTTAACAGTGGTACacaataggagagagacagataatattTCCTTTTGTCGTTAATATCAACCATAAAGGAAAAGGGCAAAGTACAAGAGTCatgctattaattgtccaaagcagggatggagagtgagctagtgaggtagaCTGCAGTTGGTttgctggtcaatacatatactgGACATGTAACCACAGTATTGTTGGCCAGTACATCAATGAATAAAAATGGAATATTGACAAATTAAACAGACATTGTAGACCTTTAATCTTTTCCAGCATGTCAACAGACACTTAACTTCAAATAAGTATGAAACATTTCACAGTGCTAACTTTCTCTTTAtacctggttgatgtacatgtcagagcctcttcagtgtggatggggtatagcatacattatccctggttgatgtacatgtcagagcctcttcagtgtggatggggtatagcagacattaaccctggttgatatacatgtcagagcctcttttctggtgtggatggggtatagcatacattaaccctggttgatgtacatgtcagagcctcttcagtgtggatggggtatagcatacattaaccctggttgatgtacatttcagagcctcttcagtgtggatggggtatagcatacattatccctggttgatatacatgtcagagcctcttcagtgtggatggggtatagcagacattaaccctggttgatatacatgtcagagcctcttcagtgtggatggggtatagcagacattaaccctggttgatgtacatttcagagcctcttcagtgtggatggggtatagcatacattaaccctggttgatattacatgtcagagcctcttcagtgtggatggggtatagcagacattaaccctggttgatatacatgtcagagcctcttcagtgtggatggggtataccctggcagacattaaccctggttgatgtacatgtcagagcctcttcagtgtggatggggtatagcagacattaaccctggttgatgtacatgtcagagcctcttcagtgtggatggggtagagcagacattatccctggttgatgtacatgtcagagtctccagtgtggatggggtatagcatacattaaccctggttgatgtacatgtcagagcctcttcagtgtggatggggtagagcagacattatccctggttgatgtacatgtcagagtctccagtgtggatggggtatagcagacattaaccctggttgatgtacatgtcagagcctcttcagtgtggatggggtatagcagacattaaccctggttgatgtacatgtcagagcctcttcagtgtggatggggtatagcacattacattaaccctggttgatgtacatgtcagagcctcttcagtgtggatggggtagagcagacattaaccctggttgatgtacatgtcagagcctcttcagtgtggatggggtatagcatacattaaccctggttgatgtacatgtcagagcctcttcagtgtggatggggtatagcagacattaaccctggttgatatacatgtcagagcctcttcagtgtggatggggtatagcagacattaaccctggttgatgtacatgtcagagcctcttcagtgtggatggggtagagcagacatCAGACATTAAGGCCCTGGGTTGATGTACAGTGTCAGAGGCCCCCTTGaacttcagtgtggatggggtcaAGCATAAACATTAACCCTGTATTTTTTGATGAAGAATACATGTGGGACACaatcttcagtgtggatggggtatagcaaacttttttaacaaatcaaaaactgggTTGCAAAATTATTAGCCCCATGTCAGTGAGCAAACTCTTCAGTGTGGATGAGGGTCTCTGCAGACAATTAACcctgactaatgatgataaatacaatccatgtaatcagagcctcttcagtgtggatggggtagagcagacattaaccctggttgatgtacatgtcagagcctcttcagtgtggatggggtagagcagacattaaccctggttgatgtacatgtcagagcctcttcagtgtggatggggtagagcagacattttccACAACAAAGACTGCACTTCCAGTTTGTGTTCTTTACTCTGGTGAACTCTTTGGTCTTCATTCCGAGGCACAGCACATGGAACCCCCGTTGGCAAAACATTCAATCTAAAACAAAGCGGAACACGTTATAAGTAATATCAAATATCAATGCAGTATGATGAATTAGCCATCCATTGTGTTATATCATAAATTGTCTTACATGCCGTCACTGTTGTCAAAAGATTATAAACATGTTAAATAAAGTTACTAACCCAGTCAGTCTTTGGGC
This window of the Oncorhynchus tshawytscha isolate Ot180627B linkage group LG12, Otsh_v2.0, whole genome shotgun sequence genome carries:
- the ufd1l gene encoding ubiquitin recognition factor in ER-associated degradation protein 1 isoform X1, with product MFSFNMFDHPMPRTFQNRFSTQYRCYSVSMLAGPNDRSDVEKGGKIIMPPSALDQLSRLNITYPMLFKLTNKNSDRMTHCGVLEFVADEGICYLPHWMMQNLLLEEGGLVQVESVNLMVATYSKFQPQSPDFLDITNPKAVLENALRNFACLTTGDVVAINYNEKIYELRVMETKPDKAVSIIECDMNVDFDAPLGYKEPERCYKAPEEPTEEEGDPNTWTEMDMRFRAFTGSGNRLDGKKKGIEPSPVPIDPSDIKRGIPNYEYKVGRITFIRNSRPLPRKTTEDEDSEFIAFSGEGKSLRKKGGRKL
- the ufd1l gene encoding ubiquitin recognition factor in ER-associated degradation protein 1 isoform X2, with protein sequence MFSFNMFDHPMPRTFQNRFSTQYRCYSVSMLAGPNDRSDVEKGGKIIMPPSALDQLSRLNITYPMLFKLTNKNSDRMTHCGVLEFVADEGICYLPHWMMQNLLLEEGGLVQVESVNLMVATYSKFQPQSPDFLDITNPKAVLENALRNFACLTTGDVVAINYNEKIYELRVMETKPDKAVSIIECDMNVDFDAPLGYKEPERCYKAPEEPTEEEGDPNTWTEMDMRFRAFTGSGNRLDGKKKGIEPSPVPIDPSDIKRGIPNYEYKVGRITFIRNSRPLPRKTTEDDSEFIAFSGEGKSLRKKGGRKL